A window of Thermodesulfovibrio thiophilus DSM 17215 genomic DNA:
TACTCATACAGATTTTTAAAAAATCTTTCTCTTATTATATTTTCCGTCACTTTTTTGGCTTATTTCATTGTAGAAATTTATAATCTTAAAGAAAGATCATATAAAATTGAGTTGTTAAAAAATAGCATAATAAATACACACAATATCGTTTTCTGGGAAAAAGAAAATCCTCTGATGGTTTTTTATTATAATAAACCTGTTAAAGTAGTAAAAAATAAAAATGAATTATTGAGTTATGCACAAAAAAATAAAATAATTTCTCCGGAGATTATTCCATGGTCAACAGTAGAAAAAGTAATTTTGGACCCTTATAAAAATGAAAAGTGGTATATATTAACTATAAAGAAAAATTAGGCATCACCTGTAACCTTTCTCACAAAAAGACAATTTTTTGAGGCTTTATCTAAATTGTTTAAAAAAAGCATATTCTGAAGTTGAGTTAAATAATTTACCTGATTTTGAGATTTATATTCTCTGAATTTTTGAACTCTGTTTTTTAATAAATTTTAAATGTTATGGTCAATAAATTCTAAGAATAAAAAATACCTTGACTGCTCCAAAATTTTTTGATAAAGTTTAGTATGTTAAAGAATGAAATTATTCAGATTTTAAAAGAAATACCTCTTTTTAAGGCTCTTTCCGAAGAACATCTATTGAAAATTTCTAATGAGTTCAATATAAACAAACTAAAAAAAGGGAAAACTATATTTTATCAGGAAGATGAAAGTACAGATCTGTATATTGTTCTTGAAGGAGCCGTGAAAGCATGTCTCATCGATCCTGAAGGTAAAGAACTTATGCTAAATATTTTAAAAAAAGGAGATTTTTTTGGAGAACTGAGTCTTCTTGACGGCAAACCAAGATCAGCTACAACTATAACAGTTGCCGACTCTGTAGTTGGCATTTTAAAAAGAGAAAAATTTCTTACTTTACTTAACAATAATCCAATAATTGCTATATCACTACTGTCTGCAATAGTTGATAGAATCAGGATGACCGATGACATGCTCAGTTCCATGGCATTTTTAGATGTAAGCAGAAGAATAATTAAATTTCTTTTAAATACTGCTCAAAAAGAAAGTAAGATGACTGAAAATGGATTGATAAAAATAAAAAAAATTACCCACAAAGAACTAGCTTCATGTACAGGAGCATCAAGAGAGGCTGTGACAAAAGCTTTGAAGATTTTAAAATTTCGTGGCATTCTTATTGAAAAAAACGAATTTTTATTTATTTCAAAAGATATTGAACTCTAGTTCAATTCAATTAAAAAGGAAGGTACACTATGGAAAAAAGCAAAGGATTTTTTAAAACACTCTTTGATCTTTCATTTGAAAAATTTATTACTCCTCGAGTTATCAAACTGCTTTTTATATTTGCTATTGTAGTTTTTGGTTTTATAGCATTTATGACTTTGATGAGTGGAATAAGTATCTTGAAATATTCAGTGCGTGGTTTAATTCTTGTTGCCATTTCTCCTGT
This region includes:
- a CDS encoding Crp/Fnr family transcriptional regulator; protein product: MLKNEIIQILKEIPLFKALSEEHLLKISNEFNINKLKKGKTIFYQEDESTDLYIVLEGAVKACLIDPEGKELMLNILKKGDFFGELSLLDGKPRSATTITVADSVVGILKREKFLTLLNNNPIIAISLLSAIVDRIRMTDDMLSSMAFLDVSRRIIKFLLNTAQKESKMTENGLIKIKKITHKELASCTGASREAVTKALKILKFRGILIEKNEFLFISKDIEL
- a CDS encoding DUF4282 domain-containing protein gives rise to the protein MEKSKGFFKTLFDLSFEKFITPRVIKLLFIFAIVVFGFIAFMTLMSGISILKYSVRGLILVAISPVIFIFGVISSRVSLELTMVLFSMESNVSEILKIKQQQSDNKN